The Clostridiaceae bacterium DNA segment TTCCTGTTGAAACTGATGCTATGATAGCAAAATATTATGGAGATTGCTTGGGGAAAGCCTGTGAAGATGAGGAAATACCTGTTCTGGTTACACAACCAATATATTTCGGATTTTCTATGGCTATTGTAAGAAAGTGGCCAGGATGTATCAATATTGATACTCGTACATTTATGAACTATATATTTAATATGGTTAATTCATTAATTGAAATGGGATTTAAAAAGATTGTACTACTGGATTGCCATGGCAATCATGATAGCCTGCTGCGCACAGTCATGAGAGAAATTGCAGACAAACATAATATATATATAATGACATTGAGACCATTTTCTTTGTCAGCCAAAAGATATAATGAAATAAAGAAAGATCCACAAGGCGATATTCATGGCGGAGAGTGGGAAACTTCTGCAATTATGCATATAAGGCCTGATCTTGTACATCACGATGAATTTACCAATGTAGATGCAA contains these protein-coding regions:
- a CDS encoding creatininase family protein, which produces MSFYFGEKTWVELQEYIEKNAVVIIPVGTTEEHGRHLPVETDAMIAKYYGDCLGKACEDEEIPVLVTQPIYFGFSMAIVRKWPGCINIDTRTFMNYIFNMVNSLIEMGFKKIVLLDCHGNHDSLLRTVMREIADKHNIYIMTLRPFSLSAKRYNEIKKDPQGDIHGGEWETSAIMHIRPDLVHHDEFTNVDAIRCNTPLRGPVSTWGLQETKTGLFGDPTYATPELGAEVFKAATEEGLKLIKEYYKL